In Streptococcus gallolyticus subsp. gallolyticus DSM 16831, the sequence TGATAATGCTAAAAAATAGCCGGTTTCAATACCTTGATTCACATCCTTGGTAAATGGTTTCATAAAAGTTGTTAATAATCGAGTTTGTAAATTACGTTTTACTCCATCATTACCAAGATTTGTTGAAATAAGTCCGGGATGATAGGCATTGACCGTAACTGATGAACCCTTCTTTTCTAAAGTATCGGCCTGTGAAATCGCCAACCAAATGGAATATAGTTTAGCATTATTGTAAGCCAATGCAGCGGAATAATTTTTCTCCAAACCAAAATCCAATACCTTAGACTGTGCAAAATGATGCATAAAGGAAGAGGTATGAATAACCCTACCTGATTTTGCTTTTTCTAGCAAAGGTAACAGCTCTGTCGTCAAAATATATGGAACTTGGACGGACAACATAAATGTCATTTCAATATTTTCAGCCGTCGCTACACGGGTATCTCCAAAGTAGGCTCCAGCATTGTTTATCAAAACATCTATCTTGTCAAAATCTCGAAGAATCTCTTCACTAAACTTATATACTTCCTCTAATTTTGAAAAGTCCGCTAAATAACCGTGAATCTTCTTACTTCCTGTTTTTAGTTGAATTTCACTAATGGTTACGCGTAACTTTTCACTGTTTCGTCCATGTAGGATGACTTCATGCCCCTCACTTGCTAGTTTCATGGCCAAGTGTTTACCAATCCCATCAGTTGAACCTGTGATTAGTATTGTTTTAGTCATTTGTCACCTCCAAAAATGCGATCAACTCTTTTGAAAAGTCCTCTGCATTTTGGAAGATTGAGCCATGACCTGCATTTGGATAGATGACAAGCTGACTGTTTTTGATTTTCTCATGCATGATATAGGAATTTTCAGTCGGAACTTGCATATCCTTATCACCATTGACAATTAGGGTTGGTTGTGTGATAAATGCCAAATCATCTTGAGGCTCCTTACCCCAACGTTTGATAGCCTTCAGCTGTACCAAAAATCCGAGGATTTTTATTTCCTTATCAGCATCCGCAGCTTTTCTTTCTCCCATTCGCCCCAAAACTTTTTCTGCTTCAAGGCGACCTGCTTCATCATGGTTGTAGAAAATGTAGCGTTTTGGATCTACGCGCTCTAAGCCAGCCTTTAGCATATATCGGAAGGTTTTTCCCGTCACTTTATCTATTTCTACACCACCACGGTAACCTGTTCCAGCTAGAATCAGACGATTAACAAGCTGACTATCGTGACGAACAATTTCTTGGGCGATAAAGCCACCCATTGAAAGACCGAGCAGATTGATTTTATTATGTCCAAGAGCTTTGATAATAGAAATAGCCTGCTCTGCCATCGCTGGGATAGTGGATGCCACCTTACCCTGACTGGCTCCTACGCCAGGCAGGTCTAAAACGATGACATGTTCTTTTTCAGCCAATAAATCCAATAATTTGGGATCCCAGTTATCCAAGGTTGCAGCCAAGTGAACCAACATGACCAGAGGCAGATTTGATTTGCCCTTACCCAGTTCACGGTAGGCAATCTGGTTGCCAGCGACAGTTATATATTGATTTTTTGTTGTAATATAAGACATGACTTTCTCCTATTTTGCAAAACTGAGGACAGTTTTTCCACGTGAGCGACCGTTGGCGACCTTGTCCAAGGCTACGTTGACTTCTTCAAATGGGTAAACGGTGTCGATAGACGGTTTGATTTCAAGTTGGCTGAAAATATCTGCCACTTCTTGTAGCTGTTGCCCATTGCTTTCTACGAAGATGAAATGATAGTTCACACCGTAACTTTCAGCCATCTTGTCAAACTTGCGACCGACCAAACCAAACAAGAATTGCTTCCATTTTGGTAGATTCATGCGTTTGGCAAAGGCTCCGTTTGGCATGGCACGGAGGGATACCAACTGACCACCTTTTTTCATAATCGACATTTGTTTTTCGGTTTCTGCACCACCGAGTGTATCCAGTACATAATCGATTTGGGACAGGGTTTGGGTGTAATCTTCTGTCTTGTAGTCGATAAACTGGTCAGCTCCCAGCGCCAATACCCGTTCTGCATTTGCACCATCACCGTTGGTAATGACTGTCAAGCCCTTGGCTTTGGCAATCGGAATGGCCATACCACCGACGCCACCTGTACCACCTGAGATGAAAATGGTCTTGCCAGCCTCTGCACCCATGAGGTCAAGGGCCTGCATAATAGTCAAGGCAGTCAGGGGAACAGCAGCTGCTTCTACATCGCTCAAGTAAGCTGGAACTTTGGCAAGGGCAGCAGCCTCGACCGCCACATATTCGGCAAAGGCACCGATATTGTCGAGGGGAAGACGACCAAAGACACGGTCACCAACTGTAAAATTAGTCACGCTTGAGCCTACTTCTTCGACCAATCCAACAACTTCATTTCCAGCTGTTTGTGGGAGCTTGTAAGGTACAATCAGCTTAACCTCACCACGAGAAATCATATTATCCAAAGGATTGACACCTGCTGCTGTCACTTTGACAAGGACTTGGTCTGGTTTGATGTCTGGCTTAGTAATGTCTGTTAGGTTGAGTGTGATATTGTTTTTGTTATAAGATGTGTGTTGTGCTGCTTTCATGGTTTACTCCTTTATTTAACAACTTGTATCTGATACAAGTTTATTTTTCCTTTAAGAAAATCTGACACTTGGTCAGATACGTTTTTTCTTGGCTGATTGGTAGAGATTGGTAATGACATCATCCAAAGTTTCTTGCCTTAGTTCTTTTTCAAGTTGCTCTTCAAGGTTTGAAAAAATAGGGGACATGGCATTTTCAATGTGCTTACCAACTGGGCATGCCTGGTTGGCATTTTGATGAATTTGAAAGAGATTGATATGTTCTACTTCTTGGGTAGCAAAATAGATTTCCAATAACGATATCTCTTTTGGTGATTTACTTAATTGATAGCCTGATCGCCCTTGTTGAGAGGTAATGAGTCCTGCATTTTTTAATAGCGCAATCACCTTACGAATGTAACTGGCATTGGTGCCGACACTTTCAGCTAAGGATTGCGAACTGAGGACTTCCTTGCTCTCACTTATCATTGTAAGAATATGAAGGGCAACTGAGAATTTAGTATCCATATTAACGACCTCCTTTCCTGTTGTTGTATCACCGACAAGAACAAGTTTATCAGATAATATTGAATTTGGCAACTATTATGCTTAAACATATTAAACTCGTGCTCATAGAAAAAAACTAGTACTAAGATAAACATAGCACTGTTTTGTTCAAAATGTAACACATAAATGATTAATTGTATTAGATTGTTTATTTATTATTAATGAAATTAATCGTCCAACTTCCAACACCTGGAAGAACAATTGAACCGGCAAGCATTGGTAAGATGGTTTGGCCAAAGATTACAGGACCATATTGACCCCCAAGAAGGTAGTTTGCTGCAATTGCTCCTAAAATTCCAAGGAGAGGATTAACAATCCAATGTGCCAATGAAACCTTTTTGCTCAGTTTTGAGGCAATAAATGTGATTGCTACTGAAATGATGAGACCGAAAAAACCAGATAAAATGATAGATAACATGAGATAAACTCGCTTTCTTTTTTTGATAAATATAGTATAATTCTTTAATTAAGTAATTAGAACGACAAGATGATGACAAAGTGTCGGTTACTATTTTTTAGTTTGTAAGCGACTGACTATCCAACTTCCAACACCTGGAAGAACAATTGAACCGGCAAGCATTGGTAAGATGGTTTGACCAAAGATTACAGGACCAAATTGTTTAAAGAGTAATTCGTTAGCTGCAACTGCACCTATAGCTCCCAAAACCCAATTTACTATCCAGTGGGCAAGAGTGACTCTAAATTTTAATTTATAAGCTGTAAAAGTCACTAGCATGGACACCGCATGTCCGAATAAAATTGTAATAGCTGTACTAATCATGAGATAAACTCGCTTTCTTTATTTGATAAATATAGTATAAAGTTAATATTAATTATTTTGAACGACAAGATGATGACAAAGTGTCGGTTACTGTTTTTATCGTTTCTACTACAGGAATTATTGACTATTTTTAATGTTTAGTAAGGCTTGTTTTGATTTTTCTAGGTTTAAATTTGTCAGATAAGGGACTGCCTGGTCTAATTGAGCATCAGAAAAGTGCCACCATTCTAGTTCGTTTAGAAATGTAATCATTTCAGTAGAAAACCGATAACGAATAATTCGTGCAGGATTGCCCGCAACAATAGCATAGTCTGGCACATCTTTTGAAACAACTGCATTACTGCCAATAACTGCACCATTTCCGATAGTCACCCCAGGTAAAATTGTTGCATTCCGACCAATCCAAACATCATGGCCGACTATAGTGTCTCCTTTTTCTGGTAAATCTTTCACAGTCATACTGGTTTTATCAGCCCATTCGTTTTTAACTAACATAAACGGATAGGTTGAAAAAGATGTCATAGAGTGATTTGCTGAAGGCATAATAAATTCTACTCCGTTTGCAATACTAGTAAAATTTCCAATGATTAAATTTGATCGCCCTTCTTTGTTATATAGGACATAGTCACGTTCAAAGTCCTCATGGATATTCTCTTTAGCAAAGTAGGTATATTTTCCA encodes:
- a CDS encoding CatB-related O-acetyltransferase, coding for MTKSQNFYLKDTIQSKNIFVGKYTYFAKENIHEDFERDYVLYNKEGRSNLIIGNFTSIANGVEFIMPSANHSMTSFSTYPFMLVKNEWADKTSMTVKDLPEKGDTIVGHDVWIGRNATILPGVTIGNGAVIGSNAVVSKDVPDYAIVAGNPARIIRYRFSTEMITFLNELEWWHFSDAQLDQAVPYLTNLNLEKSKQALLNIKNSQ
- a CDS encoding Rrf2 family transcriptional regulator produces the protein MDTKFSVALHILTMISESKEVLSSQSLAESVGTNASYIRKVIALLKNAGLITSQQGRSGYQLSKSPKEISLLEIYFATQEVEHINLFQIHQNANQACPVGKHIENAMSPIFSNLEEQLEKELRQETLDDVITNLYQSAKKKRI
- a CDS encoding NADP-dependent oxidoreductase, whose translation is MKAAQHTSYNKNNITLNLTDITKPDIKPDQVLVKVTAAGVNPLDNMISRGEVKLIVPYKLPQTAGNEVVGLVEEVGSSVTNFTVGDRVFGRLPLDNIGAFAEYVAVEAAALAKVPAYLSDVEAAAVPLTALTIMQALDLMGAEAGKTIFISGGTGGVGGMAIPIAKAKGLTVITNGDGANAERVLALGADQFIDYKTEDYTQTLSQIDYVLDTLGGAETEKQMSIMKKGGQLVSLRAMPNGAFAKRMNLPKWKQFLFGLVGRKFDKMAESYGVNYHFIFVESNGQQLQEVADIFSQLEIKPSIDTVYPFEEVNVALDKVANGRSRGKTVLSFAK
- a CDS encoding SDR family NAD(P)-dependent oxidoreductase, whose product is MTKTILITGSTDGIGKHLAMKLASEGHEVILHGRNSEKLRVTISEIQLKTGSKKIHGYLADFSKLEEVYKFSEEILRDFDKIDVLINNAGAYFGDTRVATAENIEMTFMLSVQVPYILTTELLPLLEKAKSGRVIHTSSFMHHFAQSKVLDFGLEKNYSAALAYNNAKLYSIWLAISQADTLEKKGSSVTVNAYHPGLISTNLGNDGVKRNLQTRLLTTFMKPFTKDVNQGIETGYFLALSPHVNNLSGRYFSNKKLALTSLKGYDSLKGQSLIEYCDSKIATFKEASHV
- a CDS encoding alpha/beta fold hydrolase; protein product: MSYITTKNQYITVAGNQIAYRELGKGKSNLPLVMLVHLAATLDNWDPKLLDLLAEKEHVIVLDLPGVGASQGKVASTIPAMAEQAISIIKALGHNKINLLGLSMGGFIAQEIVRHDSQLVNRLILAGTGYRGGVEIDKVTGKTFRYMLKAGLERVDPKRYIFYNHDEAGRLEAEKVLGRMGERKAADADKEIKILGFLVQLKAIKRWGKEPQDDLAFITQPTLIVNGDKDMQVPTENSYIMHEKIKNSQLVIYPNAGHGSIFQNAEDFSKELIAFLEVTND